In Leishmania infantum JPCM5 genome chromosome 9, the following proteins share a genomic window:
- a CDS encoding RNA-binding protein 5-like protein, with product MTLNFDILAGNNVDWGFECLPTAPERSPAPALFTPFGVTAGTESDLMMASALQAPAPRVMSGSLQAMTQSVPLSDYGENVSPMKNDSLNMSVQASDPAARAYDSNLYVASLPEWFTDADLHELFKRFGPIVSAKVMCHKGTHHCKGYGFVLFQRTDDAAVARSEMIGHVVGGNKIQVRRARSAASAPLTEAASAVSGTFTESPGSTRASSSNVTPINYAAHVVPAQQPSFNPLYPSTTALTPTYVLTNPSAPMQNATHTQPAMLVAIPNGRTMVQGAGDVMYMVLASSAQQMQSTSAIY from the coding sequence ATGACACTGAACTTCGACATTCTTGCCGGCAACAACGTTGACTGGGGCTTCGAGTGCCTTCCTACTGCTCCTGAGCGTAGCCCTGCCCCTGCCCTCTTCACGCCCTTCGGCGTCACAGCCGGCACCGAGTCGGACTTGATGATGGCGAGCGCTTTGCAGGCACCCGCACCGCGCGTCATGTCCGGGTCGCTGCAGGCCATGACCCAGAGCGTGCCGTTAAGCGACTACGGTGAGAATGTGTCGCCGATGAAGAACGACTCGCTCAACATGTCGGTGCAGGCAAGCGACCCCGCTGCGCGTGCCTATGACAGCAACTTGTACGTTGCGTCTCTACCCGAGTGGTTTACGGATGCCGACCTGCACGAGCTGTTCAAGCGCTTTGGCCCCATCGTTTCTGCCAAGGTCATGTGCCACAAGGGAACGCACCACTGCAAGGGCTACGGCTTCGTGCTGTTCCAGCgcaccgacgacgcggcAGTCGCGCGATCGGAGATGATTGGTCACGTAGTGGGCGGCAATAAGATCCAGGTTCGTCGTGCCCGCTCTGCCGCCAGTGCCCCTCTCACAGAGGCCGCTTCCGCTGTGAGCGGCACCTTTACTGAGTCCCCCGGCTCGACgcgcgcgtcgtcgtcgaacGTGACGCCCATCAACTATGCCGCGCACGTGGTGCCGGCCCAGCAGCCGTCGTTTAACCCCCTGTACCCCTCCACCACAGCCTTGACCCCGACCTACGTTCTGACAAACCCCAGTGCTCCAATGCAGAAtgcaacacacacgcaaccgGCCATGTTGGTGGCCATCCCGAACGGTCGCACGATGGTGCAGGGTGCGGGTGATGTGATGTACATGGTTTTGGCGTCGTctgcgcagcagatgcagtCAACCAGCGCGATCTACTAA
- a CDS encoding calmodulin-like protein containing EF hand domain, whose amino-acid sequence MFIVQVAADIFGNKLNFELGFPSRPSLQEITRVSESAFSTEIANTRPDNVPQHTFHISKIKVYDEDKSKWVDLLGEGQLTDYCQLYAFQPENPWHKETQKPIPPATKPPTATTALSRSAAVSNTPSGSRAVASTSNALAPYTGGRSEPATLRRSYAAGASSTALVPRSNADASPEEKLRVVFSEFDNKGTRMIDVDDFKQGFHNMGLDFSSATVEDLFERADLNHDHRISYTEFERFARLYPIMADCLYFRSKAFWEEDQMRKEIQSEVEAAHKSEATLDHAQRSLENAEADVADAQSAVKAADDDLRDRTDRMRDLAKDMEEARKGKERVMREKKEREQDLGAIREREKDARKDLQDLARDSDKLDRRAAALVSDADAADDKVRQLQKALEDAKRTADRAHQAAEQAALEADQAKERERDAAMEADAIAREIPKAEDAVRLADRNVVAADQVLRELDSAGKDIGRQADEAASRRDAGEKAVAEAREKVMQKVRELDAARNAVAEKDRAIKQKEAELDEHRRQRELITQHERTLIEQELRLREQRDSLEQRETKLMSEASNYLGNMRINLATRSYSRDPGGY is encoded by the coding sequence ATGTTCATTGTGCAGGTAGCGGCCGACATCTTCGGCAACAAGCTGAACTTCGAGCTCGGCTTCCCCAGCCGCCCCAGCCTGCAGGAGATCACTCGCGTCTCTGAGAGCGCCTTTTCGACGGAGATAGCCAACACGCGGCCAGACAACGTGCCCCAGCACACGTTCCACATATCGAAGATCAAAGTCTATGACGAGGACAAGAGCAAGTGGGTGGACCTTCTCGGCGAGGGTCAGCTAACGGACTACTGCCAGCTCTACGCCTTCCAGCCAGAGAATCCATGGCACAAGGAGACGCAGAAGCCGATTCCTCCGGCAACAAAACCGCCGACGGCTACGACCGCGCTGAGTCGCAGTGCCGCCGTCAGCAACACGCCGtccggcagccgcgccgtcgcgtcCACCTCCAACGCCTTGGCTCCCTACACCGGCGGCCGCAGTGAGCCGGCGACATTGCGGAGGTCCTATGCAGCTGGGGCCAGCAGCACTGCCCTTGTCCCTCGCAGCAATGCAGACGCATCTCCGGAGGAAAAGCTGCGCGTCGTCTTCTCCGAATTCGACAACAAGGGCACTCGAATGATTGACGTGGATGACTTCAAGCAGGGTTTCCACAACATGGGGCTGGacttctccagcgccaccgtgGAGGACCTCTTCGAGCGCGCCGATCTCAACCACGACCACCGCATCTCCTACACGGAGTTCGAGCGCTTTGCGCGGCTGTACCCGATCATGGCCGACTGCCTGTACTTCCGCTCCAAGGCCTTCTGGGAGGAGGACCAGATGCGCAAAGAGATCCAgtcggaggtggaggcggcgcacaagtCGGAGGCCACGCTGGAccatgcgcagcgcagcctgGAGAACGCCGAGGCCGACGTTGCAGACGCGCAGAGCGCCGTGAaagccgccgacgacgacttGCGGGACCGCACAGACCGCATGCGCGACCTTGCTAAAGacatggaggaggcgcgcaagGGCAAGGAGCGGGTGATGCGCGAGAAAAAGGAGCGGGAACAGGATCTCGGTGCCATCAGGGAGCGGGAGAAGGACGCGCGCAAAGATTTGCAGGACCTAGCTCGCGACTCCGACAAGCTGGaccggcgcgctgccgcgctcgtGAGTGATGCCGACGCGGCGGATGACAAGGTTCGCCAGCTTCAGAAGGCGCTCGAGGACGCGAAGCGCACCGCTGACCGAGCACACCAGGCGGCCGAGCAGGCAGCGTTGGAGGCCGACCAGGCTAAGGAGCGTGAAAGAGATGCCGCCATGGAGGCGGATGCGATTGCACGCGAGATCCCGAAGGCCGAGGACGCTGTGCGTCTGGCGGACCGCAACGTGGTGGCAGCGGACCAGGTGCTGCGCGAACTGGACAGTGCCGGCAAGGACATTGGACGTCAGGCAGACGAGGCGGCCAGTCGGCGCGACGCTGGCGAGAAGGCTGTGGCCGAGGCACGTGAAAAGGTGATGCAGAAGGTGCGCGAGTTGGACGCAGCGCGCAACGCCGTTGCCGAAAAAGACAGAGCCATCAAACaaaaggaggcggagctcgACGAGCACCGACGTCAACGAGAGCTCATCACGCAGCACGAGCGCACCCTGATCGAACAAGAGTTGCGCCTCCGTGAGCAGCGCGACAGTCTGGAGCAGCGCGAGACAAAACTGATGTCGGAGGCCAGCAACTACCTTGGGAACATGCGCATCAACCTCGCGACGCGCTCCTACTCGCGCGACCCCGGAGGGTACTGA
- a CDS encoding putative kinesin, which translates to MTERIMVAVRVRPFLPHENEASCLEVSENQVTVGAGHPFVFDCVFDEKASSDDVYVALGQPLADSFLNGFHASTIAYGQTGSGKTFTMATLLHDTVQEVFCRLTEDSEATQSNGRSSSALTSLSTTLRTSTTFTMSLSVLEVYNESIGDLLAALVPQPPRQHTATVLNGTVLQALDTPRRLLAQGCGPLPNRRSLQRRAYGPTSSFPRNSLALREDPHGGVYVAGLTEAPVRSEAEMLALIDSAIENRKTASTLKNPKSSRSHCVITLTLQRRGLCSRCCFVDLAGIERLKSRGVAGPSGRPGGPASLVGASLPSCRTLSERMREGININSGLLALGNVIVALCERKPYVPYRSSKLTRLLQPMLSGNARTAIVACISQLASSMEETLNTLKYADRAKRIHIHPHLAVAEVTTSVDARQTILLLREQLEDAQRRLVIATAAGAGTRNPARSPSASLMREVKHLRELLCQERQLTKRLENDVLSAKCIAMAEVEKRKALEVRVAQLEAASAADPKAKEAECTEASADGDTGKSASPLLNLRSCLATDMTCLQQLEEEREALAAMPAQKVGDTVRLEATLVENGNCGADNLAATLTASADDDSNVVTLAEDIAAQKGRVAQLQMENGDASAQLVQREKLWCTLSSQAHPCGELRKAEAQLEKSEVALKRGKQEKEKLRAASGDHLRRAREKSVDYRGRVKESARHVRARQADLESTRQLQEKLVELQAEVFRQRLCARKTRKASWKLNGAHQQEVEQFQKQLQLISTQTTSPNQRTKLRGAAIVKERSQLAGQQVQRSQQEVPSPVRLCHLPPEKTLSPMLSSSSAKVSPRSPALGKASPHIVKARKNFHMSSSWSGFHAHGLHSSIDGALQSSCAGDATQTTIKCELQGLEQIQKELAKLLVYRRALLTAQAVDASKWHRAKEGFARRLSQVRAALQSTEPGQRERTALLKEQSSMEEQLRQLQALHHMLADPAQQLAELDSRIEDLNRAHRLYTQRFRQLQRSVPKPRGGGGVVSAREKHQPSVRHMRAASARYAAAGTSAPHTPVASTRGNNGNMRAYVTGSKQQVMHRAEESRSLRAQERHA; encoded by the coding sequence ATGACAGAGCGCATTATGGTTGCCGTGCGAGTTCGTCCATTTCTGCCGCACGAGAATGAGGCCAGCTGCCTGGAGGTGTCGGAGAACCAAGTCACCGTTGGCGCCGGACACCCCTTTGTCTTCGACTGTGTCTTCGACGAAAAGGCCTCGTCCGACGACGTCTACGTTGCACTTGGACAGCCGCTAGCAGACTCCTTTCTGAACGGCTTTCACGCGTCCACGATTGCGTATGGGCAGACCGGCTCTGGCAAGACGTTCACCATGGCCACGCTACTCCACGACACCGTGCAGGAAGTCTTTTGTCGCCTCACAGAGGATTCGGAGGCGACGCAGAGCAACGGacgctccagctccgcccTCACCAGTTTGAGCACCACGCTACGCACGAGCACGACCTTCACCATGTCACTCAGCGTCCTGGAGGTGTACAATGAGTCCATCGGCGACCTGCTTGCCGCGCTGGTGCCGCAGCCCCCGAGGCAACATACGGCGACGGTGTTGAACGGCACCGTCCTGCAAGCCTTAGATACTCCAAGACGGCTGTTAGCGCAGGGCTGCGGCCCACTTCCAAATCGGAGGTCGTTGCAGCGACGCGCCTATGGGCCGACTAGCTCGTTCCCTCGAAACTCTCTCGCCCTACGCGAGGATCCACATGGGGGCGTGTATGTGGCGGGTCTCACAGAGGCGCCAGTGCGCAGTGAAGCAGAGATGCTCGCGCTGATCGACAGCGCCATTGAGAATCGAAAGACGGCCTCGACACTAAAGAATCCAAAAAGCTCGCGCTCGCACTGCGTCATCACGCTCACGTTGCAGCGACGCGGTTTgtgctcgcgctgctgctttgtcGATTTAGCCGGGATTGAGCGCCTGAAGTCTCGCGGAGTGGCCGGTCCGTCCGGCAGACCTGGTGGCCCAGCAAGTCTCGTCGGGGCGAGTCTGCCGTCATGCCGCACCCTTTCCGAGCGCATGCGAGAAGGCATCAACATCAATAGTGGGCTGCTGGCTCTGGGCAACGTCATTGTTGCGCTGTGCGAGCGAAAGCCGTACGTGCCGTACCGCTCCTCCAAGCTgacgcgcctgctgcagccgatGCTCAGTGGAAACGCCCGAACGGCGATTGTCGCCTGCATCTCTCAGCTTGCGTCGTCGATGGAGGAGACGCTGAACACGCTCAAGTACGCTGACCGCGCGAAGCGCATTCATATCCACCCGCACCTGGCCGTTGCGGAAGTGACGACGTCCGTGGATGCCCGGCAAACgattctgctgctgcgtgaaCAGCTGGAggacgcgcagcgccgcttagtgatcgccaccgccgctggcgcaggcaCGCGGAACCCCGCTCGGTCGCCTTCGGCATCCCTCATGCGGGAGGTGAAGCACCTACGCGAGCTCCTGTGCCAGGAGCGTCAGTTGACGAAGCGACTTGAGAACGACGTGCTCAGTGCTAAGTGCATCGCCATGGCCGAAGTGGAGAAGCGCAAGGCTCTGGAGGTGCGAGTCGCGCAGCTCGAGGCAGCGAGCGCTGCTGACCCGAAGGCGAAAGAGGCAGAGTGCACCGAGGCCAGCGCTGACGGTGACACGGGGAAATCGGCCAGCCCTTTGCTCAACCTCCGCAGTTGCCTCGCGACAGACATGACgtgcctccagcagctggaggaagAGCGGGAGGCGCTAGCGGCGATGCCGGCTCAGAAGGTGGGGGACACGGTTCGGCTCGAGGCAACCCTTGTGGAGAATGGAAACTGCGGTGCTGACAACCTCGCTGCCACCTTGACCGCTAGCGCGGACGACGACTCCAACGTGGTGACGCTCGCAGAGGACATTGCTGCCCAGAAAGGTCGagttgcgcagctgcagatggAAAACGGCGACGCCTCTGCACAACTCGTGCAGCGCGAGAAGCTGTGGTGCACCCTCAGTAGCCAGGCGCACCCGTGTGGAGAGCTACGCAAGGCGGAGGCCCAGCTGGAGAAGTCCGAGGTGGCGCTTAAGCGGGGAAAgcaggaaaaagagaagctgcgcgccgcctccggggatcacctccgccgcgctAGGGAGAAGTCTGTGGACTACCGCGGCCGCGTCAAGGAGTCGGCgcggcacgtgcgtgcgcgccaggCGGATCTCGAAAGCACCCGCCAGCTGCAAGAAAAGTtggtggagctgcaggcggaggtgttccggcagcggctgtgtgcgcgtaaAACTCGGAAGGCGTCTTGGAAGCTCAATGGTGCCCATCAgcaggaggtggagcagtttcagaagcagctgcagctgataAGCACACAGACGACGTCTCCGAATCAACGCACGAAGCTCAGAGGTGCTGCCATTGTGAAGGAGCGCAGTCAGCTGGCAGGTCAGCAGGTGCAGAGGTCTCAGCAAGAGGTGCCTTCCCCCGTGCGTCTTTGCCACCTGCCACCTGAGAAGACACTGTCTCCGatgctgtcctcctcctccgccaaaGTCAGTCCCCGATCGCCTGCGCTCGGTAAAGCCTCGCCGCACATCGTCAAGGCTCGCAAGAACTTCCACATGTCATCGTCTTGGTCGGGATTTCATGCGCATGGGCTTCACAGTAGCATCGATGGTGCCCTGCAGAGCTCATGCGCCGGCGACGCGACGCAGACGACCATCAAGTGCGAGCTGCAAGGCTTGGAGCAAATACAGAAGGAGCTGGCCAAGCTACTGGTGTATCGCCGCGCCCTGCTGACCGCGCAAGCCGTTGATGCATCCAAGTGGCACCGCGCTAAGGAGGGCTTTGCGCGGCGACTCTCACAGGttcgcgctgcgctgcagtcCACCGAGCCGGGCCAGCGCGAGCGCACGGCTCTTCTCAAGGAGCAAAGCAGCATGGAGGAGCAGCTTCGACAGCTGCAAGCGCTCCACCACATGCTCGCCGAccctgcgcagcagctggctgAGCTCGACAGCCGTATCGAGGACCTGAACAGGGCGCACAGGCTTTACACGCAGCGCTTTCGCCAACTGCAGCGCTCGGTGCCGAAGCCGCGCGGGGGCGGTGGGGTGGTGTCGGCGAGGGAGAAGCATCAGCCGTCTGTGCGCCACATGCGCGCGGCATCTGCAAGgtacgccgctgccggcacgTCAGCCCCCCACACACCGGTGGCATCGACGCGAGGAAACAACGGAAACATGCGGGCATATGTGACGGGGTCGAAGCAGCAGGTCATGCATC